From the Oncorhynchus nerka isolate Pitt River linkage group LG28, Oner_Uvic_2.0, whole genome shotgun sequence genome, one window contains:
- the LOC115112305 gene encoding rho family-interacting cell polarization regulator 1-like isoform X2: MFTGSTKNPTPKIPQPERLDEVYSALRRGLQSFLQVHQLELDSLGQQIRESKRNGRLGSLYELDKQVKAIERFMRRLEFHLSKVEELYDAYCMQRRLRDGASKMVAAFNSATGSKEARESLNEANRGYREYTEHMCSLESELENQMGEFHIKMKGLVGYARLCAGDQYEVLMRYGRQRWRMKGRVEVSSKQVWDSEDNVFLPLITELLSIKVTELKSLANHVVVGSVSCETLDLFCPLPQTVAVDINDLGTVKLNLEVNWSPFDKDDQTSSSSTVSKRFLSNQSPPDTPSMREQVFYSISPRSRARLGQRWSTLEVFRDTLADRLSPPSRVHSQLSLLRRPGELENGTVWSNSSESSDDSSSPAMGHTQRMMATHSLQTTPTIQISFNPRQSSVSTPSLSSNHEEGEPGTTKGFGETDSVKCTLLNGHLKCSRSLSHISERAIDCASTNRLSDQSVESSETPEPLPRLDLEGSYVASHCSNQDMHEALDLPESGGPESCVSTPVDQGDAPPASTLPAEKPRAGVEPLPTDRVLGEGLREEKSSTEHNHRLQSTQPQELTLPEETVTGRSHSRSSSFTQEVETALESFDFLNCSDLDDDDEEEKEQEEDEQERDEKEKEDKTRDSADSSDECEDDVIEIIVEAPEGFRNEDCPPLDADCSSEEESSEQLQASNETRDEQEEEKEKVEDKKEEEQITEKDIPARQEHGDEASCDEEPRSTPSIMATTVL; encoded by the exons ATGTTTACAGGTTCTACCAAGAACCCAACCCCTAAAATACCTCAGCCTGAGCGGCTGGACGAGGTGTACTCTGCACTGAGGAGAGGCCTaca GTCATTCCTGCAGGTCCACCAGCTGGAGCTGGACAGCCTGGGGCAGCAGatcagagagagcaagagaaatggCCGTCTG GGGTCTCTGTATGAGTTGGATAAG CAAGTGAAGGCTATAGAGAGATTTATGCGTCGCTTGGAGTTCCACCTCAGCAAG GTAGAGGAGCTGTACGATGCTTACTGTATGCAGCGGCGGCTGAGGGATGGGGCCAGCAAGATGGTGGCAGCCTTTAACTCTGCCACAGGGAGCAAGGAGGCACGGGAGAGCCTGAATGAGGCCAACAGGGGCTACAGGGAGTACACTGAG CACATGTGTTCCCTGGAGAGTGAACTGGAGAACCAGATGGGAGAGTTTCATATCAAGATGAAAG GTCTGGTTGGCTATGCACGGTTGTGTGCAGGAGACCAATATGAG GTCCTGATGCGTTACGGGCGTCAGCGCTGGCGGATGAAAGGTCGTGTGGAGGTCAGCAGTAAACAAGTGTGGGACAGTGAGGACAATGTCTTCCTGCCTCTCATCACAGAGCTCCTGTCAATCAAG GTGACTGAGCTGAAGAGCTTGGCCAATCACGTGGTGGTTGGCAGTGTGTCTTGTGAGACACTCGACCTGTTCTGTCCGCTGCCTCAGACGGTTGCCGTGGATATCAACGACTTGGGGACAGTAAAACTGAACCTAGAGGTCAACTGGAG tccgtTTGATAAAGATGACCAGACCTCGTCCTCCAGTACGGTTTCCAAGCGCTTTTTGTCCAATCAGAGCCCTCCAGACACTCCTTCCATGCGCGAGCAGGTGTTTTAT AGCATTTCTCCTCGGAGCAGGGCCAGACTGGGCCAACGCTGGTCAACGTTGGAGGTGTTCCGTGACACCTTGGCAGACAGGCTCTCTCCACCCAGCCGCGTCCACTCACAGTTG TCTCTATTGAGGAGACCAGGGGAGCTGGAGAATGGTACAGTCTGGTCAAACTCCTCTGAATCATCAGACGACTCTTCCAGCCCAGCCATGGGACACACACAAAGGATGATGGCCACTCACAGCCTGCAGACCACACCCACTATCCAGATCTCCTTCAACCCCCGCCAATCAAGcgtctctaccccatccctctcgTCCAATCATGAGGAAGGGGAGCCAGGCACCACCAAGGGATTTGGCGAAACAGACTCTGTGAAGTGTACACTGCTGAATGGCCATTTGAAGTGTTCTCGATCTCTCAGCCATATCAGTGAGAGAGCCATAGACTGTGCTTCGACTAACAGGTTGTCTGACCAATCGGTTGAATCCTCTGAAACGCCAGAACCCCTACCCCGCTTAGACCTTGAAGGCTCCTATGTGGCTTCTCACTGCTCTAACCAGGACATGCATGAAGCCTTGGACTTGCCTGAATCTGGGGGCCCAGAGTCATGCGTTTCAACCCCAGTGGATCAGGGTGATGCTCCTCCGGCCTCAACACTGCCGGCTGAGAAGCCTAGGGCTGGAGTAGAGCCTCTTCCCACAGACCGTGTACTgggagagggactgagggaggaAAAGTCCTCCACGGAACACAATCACAGACTCCAATCTACCCAGCCACAAGAGCTAACACTACCAGAAGAGACAGTGACT GGTCGATCTCACAGTCGGTCCTCCAGCTTCACTCAGGAAGTTGAGACTGCCCTGGAGAGCTTTGATTTTCTCAACTGCTCTGaccttgatgatgatgatgaagaggagaaagaacaagaagaagatgaacaggagagggatgagaaggagaaggaagacaagacaaggGACTCTGCTGATAG TAGTGATGAGTGTGAGGACGATGTTATAGAAATCATTGTCGAGGCCCCTGAAGGCTTCCGGAATGAGGACTGTCCTCCTCTAGATGCAGACTGCAGCTCTGAG GAGGAGAGTAGCGAGCAGCTGCAGGCCTCCAATGAGACAAGGGACGAGCAGGAGGAAGAAAAGGAGAAAGTGGAAGAcaagaaggaggaggagcagatTACAGAGAAGGACATCCCTGCCAGGCAGGAGCATG GTGATGAGGCATCCTGTGATGAGGAACCCCGCTCCACCCCCAGCATAATGGCCACCACTGTCCTTTAA
- the LOC115112305 gene encoding rho family-interacting cell polarization regulator 1-like isoform X3, producing MFTGSTKNPTPKIPQPERLDEVYSALRRGLQSFLQVHQLELDSLGQQIRESKRNGRLGSLYELDKQVKAIERFMRRLEFHLSKVEELYDAYCMQRRLRDGASKMVAAFNSATGSKEARESLNEANRGYREYTEHMCSLESELENQMGEFHIKMKGLVGYARLCAGDQYEVLMRYGRQRWRMKGRVEVSSKQVWDSEDNVFLPLITELLSIKVTELKSLANHVVVGSVSCETLDLFCPLPQTVAVDINDLGTVKLNLEVNWSPFDKDDQTSSSSTVSKRFLSNQSPPDTPSMREQVFYSISPRSRARLGQRWSTLEVFRDTLADRLSPPSRVHSQLSLLRRPGELENGTVWSNSSESSDDSSSPAMGHTQRMMATHSLQTTPTIQISFNPRQSSVSTPSLSSNHEEGEPGTTKGFGETDSVKCTLLNGHLKCSRSLSHISERAIDCASTNRLSDQSVESSETPEPLPRLDLEGSYVASHCSNQDMHEALDLPESGGPESCVSTPVDQGDAPPASTLPAEKPRAGVEPLPTDRVLGEGLREEKSSTEHNHRLQSTQPQELTLPEETVTGRSHSRSSSFTQEVETALESFDFLNCSDLDDDDEEEKEQEEDEQERDEKEKEDKTRDSADSDECEDDVIEIIVEAPEGFRNEDCPPLDADCSSEEESSEQLQASNETRDEQEEEKEKVEDKKEEEQITEKDIPARQEHGDEASCDEEPRSTPSIMATTVL from the exons ATGTTTACAGGTTCTACCAAGAACCCAACCCCTAAAATACCTCAGCCTGAGCGGCTGGACGAGGTGTACTCTGCACTGAGGAGAGGCCTaca GTCATTCCTGCAGGTCCACCAGCTGGAGCTGGACAGCCTGGGGCAGCAGatcagagagagcaagagaaatggCCGTCTG GGGTCTCTGTATGAGTTGGATAAG CAAGTGAAGGCTATAGAGAGATTTATGCGTCGCTTGGAGTTCCACCTCAGCAAG GTAGAGGAGCTGTACGATGCTTACTGTATGCAGCGGCGGCTGAGGGATGGGGCCAGCAAGATGGTGGCAGCCTTTAACTCTGCCACAGGGAGCAAGGAGGCACGGGAGAGCCTGAATGAGGCCAACAGGGGCTACAGGGAGTACACTGAG CACATGTGTTCCCTGGAGAGTGAACTGGAGAACCAGATGGGAGAGTTTCATATCAAGATGAAAG GTCTGGTTGGCTATGCACGGTTGTGTGCAGGAGACCAATATGAG GTCCTGATGCGTTACGGGCGTCAGCGCTGGCGGATGAAAGGTCGTGTGGAGGTCAGCAGTAAACAAGTGTGGGACAGTGAGGACAATGTCTTCCTGCCTCTCATCACAGAGCTCCTGTCAATCAAG GTGACTGAGCTGAAGAGCTTGGCCAATCACGTGGTGGTTGGCAGTGTGTCTTGTGAGACACTCGACCTGTTCTGTCCGCTGCCTCAGACGGTTGCCGTGGATATCAACGACTTGGGGACAGTAAAACTGAACCTAGAGGTCAACTGGAG tccgtTTGATAAAGATGACCAGACCTCGTCCTCCAGTACGGTTTCCAAGCGCTTTTTGTCCAATCAGAGCCCTCCAGACACTCCTTCCATGCGCGAGCAGGTGTTTTAT AGCATTTCTCCTCGGAGCAGGGCCAGACTGGGCCAACGCTGGTCAACGTTGGAGGTGTTCCGTGACACCTTGGCAGACAGGCTCTCTCCACCCAGCCGCGTCCACTCACAGTTG TCTCTATTGAGGAGACCAGGGGAGCTGGAGAATGGTACAGTCTGGTCAAACTCCTCTGAATCATCAGACGACTCTTCCAGCCCAGCCATGGGACACACACAAAGGATGATGGCCACTCACAGCCTGCAGACCACACCCACTATCCAGATCTCCTTCAACCCCCGCCAATCAAGcgtctctaccccatccctctcgTCCAATCATGAGGAAGGGGAGCCAGGCACCACCAAGGGATTTGGCGAAACAGACTCTGTGAAGTGTACACTGCTGAATGGCCATTTGAAGTGTTCTCGATCTCTCAGCCATATCAGTGAGAGAGCCATAGACTGTGCTTCGACTAACAGGTTGTCTGACCAATCGGTTGAATCCTCTGAAACGCCAGAACCCCTACCCCGCTTAGACCTTGAAGGCTCCTATGTGGCTTCTCACTGCTCTAACCAGGACATGCATGAAGCCTTGGACTTGCCTGAATCTGGGGGCCCAGAGTCATGCGTTTCAACCCCAGTGGATCAGGGTGATGCTCCTCCGGCCTCAACACTGCCGGCTGAGAAGCCTAGGGCTGGAGTAGAGCCTCTTCCCACAGACCGTGTACTgggagagggactgagggaggaAAAGTCCTCCACGGAACACAATCACAGACTCCAATCTACCCAGCCACAAGAGCTAACACTACCAGAAGAGACAGTGACT GGTCGATCTCACAGTCGGTCCTCCAGCTTCACTCAGGAAGTTGAGACTGCCCTGGAGAGCTTTGATTTTCTCAACTGCTCTGaccttgatgatgatgatgaagaggagaaagaacaagaagaagatgaacaggagagggatgagaaggagaaggaagacaagacaaggGACTCTGCTGATAG TGATGAGTGTGAGGACGATGTTATAGAAATCATTGTCGAGGCCCCTGAAGGCTTCCGGAATGAGGACTGTCCTCCTCTAGATGCAGACTGCAGCTCTGAG GAGGAGAGTAGCGAGCAGCTGCAGGCCTCCAATGAGACAAGGGACGAGCAGGAGGAAGAAAAGGAGAAAGTGGAAGAcaagaaggaggaggagcagatTACAGAGAAGGACATCCCTGCCAGGCAGGAGCATG GTGATGAGGCATCCTGTGATGAGGAACCCCGCTCCACCCCCAGCATAATGGCCACCACTGTCCTTTAA
- the LOC115112305 gene encoding rho family-interacting cell polarization regulator 1-like isoform X1: MFTGSTKNPTPKIPQPERLDEVYSALRRGLQSFLQVHQLELDSLGQQIRESKRNGRLGSLYELDKQVKAIERFMRRLEFHLSKVEELYDAYCMQRRLRDGASKMVAAFNSATGSKEARESLNEANRGYREYTEHMCSLESELENQMGEFHIKMKGLVGYARLCAGDQYEVLMRYGRQRWRMKGRVEVSSKQVWDSEDNVFLPLITELLSIKVTELKSLANHVVVGSVSCETLDLFCPLPQTVAVDINDLGTVKLNLEVNWSPFDKDDQTSSSSTVSKRFLSNQSPPDTPSMREQVFYSISPRSRARLGQRWSTLEVFRDTLADRLSPPSRVHSQLSLLRRPGELENGTVWSNSSESSDDSSSPAMGHTQRMMATHSLQTTPTIQISFNPRQSSVSTPSLSSNHEEGEPGTTKGFGETDSVKCTLLNGHLKCSRSLSHISERAIDCASTNRLSDQSVESSETPEPLPRLDLEGSYVASHCSNQDMHEALDLPESGGPESCVSTPVDQGDAPPASTLPAEKPRAGVEPLPTDRVLGEGLREEKSSTEHNHRLQSTQPQELTLPEETVTGRSHSRSSSFTQEVETALESFDFLNCSDLDDDDEEEKEQEEDEQERDEKEKEDKTRDSADRSAFSSLMYQALTELILPSSVWKAECSDECEDDVIEIIVEAPEGFRNEDCPPLDADCSSEEESSEQLQASNETRDEQEEEKEKVEDKKEEEQITEKDIPARQEHGDEASCDEEPRSTPSIMATTVL, encoded by the exons ATGTTTACAGGTTCTACCAAGAACCCAACCCCTAAAATACCTCAGCCTGAGCGGCTGGACGAGGTGTACTCTGCACTGAGGAGAGGCCTaca GTCATTCCTGCAGGTCCACCAGCTGGAGCTGGACAGCCTGGGGCAGCAGatcagagagagcaagagaaatggCCGTCTG GGGTCTCTGTATGAGTTGGATAAG CAAGTGAAGGCTATAGAGAGATTTATGCGTCGCTTGGAGTTCCACCTCAGCAAG GTAGAGGAGCTGTACGATGCTTACTGTATGCAGCGGCGGCTGAGGGATGGGGCCAGCAAGATGGTGGCAGCCTTTAACTCTGCCACAGGGAGCAAGGAGGCACGGGAGAGCCTGAATGAGGCCAACAGGGGCTACAGGGAGTACACTGAG CACATGTGTTCCCTGGAGAGTGAACTGGAGAACCAGATGGGAGAGTTTCATATCAAGATGAAAG GTCTGGTTGGCTATGCACGGTTGTGTGCAGGAGACCAATATGAG GTCCTGATGCGTTACGGGCGTCAGCGCTGGCGGATGAAAGGTCGTGTGGAGGTCAGCAGTAAACAAGTGTGGGACAGTGAGGACAATGTCTTCCTGCCTCTCATCACAGAGCTCCTGTCAATCAAG GTGACTGAGCTGAAGAGCTTGGCCAATCACGTGGTGGTTGGCAGTGTGTCTTGTGAGACACTCGACCTGTTCTGTCCGCTGCCTCAGACGGTTGCCGTGGATATCAACGACTTGGGGACAGTAAAACTGAACCTAGAGGTCAACTGGAG tccgtTTGATAAAGATGACCAGACCTCGTCCTCCAGTACGGTTTCCAAGCGCTTTTTGTCCAATCAGAGCCCTCCAGACACTCCTTCCATGCGCGAGCAGGTGTTTTAT AGCATTTCTCCTCGGAGCAGGGCCAGACTGGGCCAACGCTGGTCAACGTTGGAGGTGTTCCGTGACACCTTGGCAGACAGGCTCTCTCCACCCAGCCGCGTCCACTCACAGTTG TCTCTATTGAGGAGACCAGGGGAGCTGGAGAATGGTACAGTCTGGTCAAACTCCTCTGAATCATCAGACGACTCTTCCAGCCCAGCCATGGGACACACACAAAGGATGATGGCCACTCACAGCCTGCAGACCACACCCACTATCCAGATCTCCTTCAACCCCCGCCAATCAAGcgtctctaccccatccctctcgTCCAATCATGAGGAAGGGGAGCCAGGCACCACCAAGGGATTTGGCGAAACAGACTCTGTGAAGTGTACACTGCTGAATGGCCATTTGAAGTGTTCTCGATCTCTCAGCCATATCAGTGAGAGAGCCATAGACTGTGCTTCGACTAACAGGTTGTCTGACCAATCGGTTGAATCCTCTGAAACGCCAGAACCCCTACCCCGCTTAGACCTTGAAGGCTCCTATGTGGCTTCTCACTGCTCTAACCAGGACATGCATGAAGCCTTGGACTTGCCTGAATCTGGGGGCCCAGAGTCATGCGTTTCAACCCCAGTGGATCAGGGTGATGCTCCTCCGGCCTCAACACTGCCGGCTGAGAAGCCTAGGGCTGGAGTAGAGCCTCTTCCCACAGACCGTGTACTgggagagggactgagggaggaAAAGTCCTCCACGGAACACAATCACAGACTCCAATCTACCCAGCCACAAGAGCTAACACTACCAGAAGAGACAGTGACT GGTCGATCTCACAGTCGGTCCTCCAGCTTCACTCAGGAAGTTGAGACTGCCCTGGAGAGCTTTGATTTTCTCAACTGCTCTGaccttgatgatgatgatgaagaggagaaagaacaagaagaagatgaacaggagagggatgagaaggagaaggaagacaagacaaggGACTCTGCTGATAGGTCAGCATTCTCTTCTCTTATGTATCAGGCTCTAACTGAACTCATCCTGCCATCTAGTGTTTGGAAAGCGGAATG TAGTGATGAGTGTGAGGACGATGTTATAGAAATCATTGTCGAGGCCCCTGAAGGCTTCCGGAATGAGGACTGTCCTCCTCTAGATGCAGACTGCAGCTCTGAG GAGGAGAGTAGCGAGCAGCTGCAGGCCTCCAATGAGACAAGGGACGAGCAGGAGGAAGAAAAGGAGAAAGTGGAAGAcaagaaggaggaggagcagatTACAGAGAAGGACATCCCTGCCAGGCAGGAGCATG GTGATGAGGCATCCTGTGATGAGGAACCCCGCTCCACCCCCAGCATAATGGCCACCACTGTCCTTTAA
- the LOC115112305 gene encoding rho family-interacting cell polarization regulator 1-like isoform X4 — protein MFTGSTKNPTPKIPQPERLDEVYSALRRGLQSFLQVHQLELDSLGQQIRESKRNGRLGSLYELDKQVKAIERFMRRLEFHLSKVEELYDAYCMQRRLRDGASKMVAAFNSATGSKEARESLNEANRGYREYTEHMCSLESELENQMGEFHIKMKGLVGYARLCAGDQYEVLMRYGRQRWRMKGRVEVSSKQVWDSEDNVFLPLITELLSIKVTELKSLANHVVVGSVSCETLDLFCPLPQTVAVDINDLGTVKLNLEVNWSPFDKDDQTSSSSTVSKRFLSNQSPPDTPSMREQVFYSLLRRPGELENGTVWSNSSESSDDSSSPAMGHTQRMMATHSLQTTPTIQISFNPRQSSVSTPSLSSNHEEGEPGTTKGFGETDSVKCTLLNGHLKCSRSLSHISERAIDCASTNRLSDQSVESSETPEPLPRLDLEGSYVASHCSNQDMHEALDLPESGGPESCVSTPVDQGDAPPASTLPAEKPRAGVEPLPTDRVLGEGLREEKSSTEHNHRLQSTQPQELTLPEETVTGRSHSRSSSFTQEVETALESFDFLNCSDLDDDDEEEKEQEEDEQERDEKEKEDKTRDSADRSAFSSLMYQALTELILPSSVWKAECSDECEDDVIEIIVEAPEGFRNEDCPPLDADCSSEEESSEQLQASNETRDEQEEEKEKVEDKKEEEQITEKDIPARQEHGDEASCDEEPRSTPSIMATTVL, from the exons ATGTTTACAGGTTCTACCAAGAACCCAACCCCTAAAATACCTCAGCCTGAGCGGCTGGACGAGGTGTACTCTGCACTGAGGAGAGGCCTaca GTCATTCCTGCAGGTCCACCAGCTGGAGCTGGACAGCCTGGGGCAGCAGatcagagagagcaagagaaatggCCGTCTG GGGTCTCTGTATGAGTTGGATAAG CAAGTGAAGGCTATAGAGAGATTTATGCGTCGCTTGGAGTTCCACCTCAGCAAG GTAGAGGAGCTGTACGATGCTTACTGTATGCAGCGGCGGCTGAGGGATGGGGCCAGCAAGATGGTGGCAGCCTTTAACTCTGCCACAGGGAGCAAGGAGGCACGGGAGAGCCTGAATGAGGCCAACAGGGGCTACAGGGAGTACACTGAG CACATGTGTTCCCTGGAGAGTGAACTGGAGAACCAGATGGGAGAGTTTCATATCAAGATGAAAG GTCTGGTTGGCTATGCACGGTTGTGTGCAGGAGACCAATATGAG GTCCTGATGCGTTACGGGCGTCAGCGCTGGCGGATGAAAGGTCGTGTGGAGGTCAGCAGTAAACAAGTGTGGGACAGTGAGGACAATGTCTTCCTGCCTCTCATCACAGAGCTCCTGTCAATCAAG GTGACTGAGCTGAAGAGCTTGGCCAATCACGTGGTGGTTGGCAGTGTGTCTTGTGAGACACTCGACCTGTTCTGTCCGCTGCCTCAGACGGTTGCCGTGGATATCAACGACTTGGGGACAGTAAAACTGAACCTAGAGGTCAACTGGAG tccgtTTGATAAAGATGACCAGACCTCGTCCTCCAGTACGGTTTCCAAGCGCTTTTTGTCCAATCAGAGCCCTCCAGACACTCCTTCCATGCGCGAGCAGGTGTTTTAT TCTCTATTGAGGAGACCAGGGGAGCTGGAGAATGGTACAGTCTGGTCAAACTCCTCTGAATCATCAGACGACTCTTCCAGCCCAGCCATGGGACACACACAAAGGATGATGGCCACTCACAGCCTGCAGACCACACCCACTATCCAGATCTCCTTCAACCCCCGCCAATCAAGcgtctctaccccatccctctcgTCCAATCATGAGGAAGGGGAGCCAGGCACCACCAAGGGATTTGGCGAAACAGACTCTGTGAAGTGTACACTGCTGAATGGCCATTTGAAGTGTTCTCGATCTCTCAGCCATATCAGTGAGAGAGCCATAGACTGTGCTTCGACTAACAGGTTGTCTGACCAATCGGTTGAATCCTCTGAAACGCCAGAACCCCTACCCCGCTTAGACCTTGAAGGCTCCTATGTGGCTTCTCACTGCTCTAACCAGGACATGCATGAAGCCTTGGACTTGCCTGAATCTGGGGGCCCAGAGTCATGCGTTTCAACCCCAGTGGATCAGGGTGATGCTCCTCCGGCCTCAACACTGCCGGCTGAGAAGCCTAGGGCTGGAGTAGAGCCTCTTCCCACAGACCGTGTACTgggagagggactgagggaggaAAAGTCCTCCACGGAACACAATCACAGACTCCAATCTACCCAGCCACAAGAGCTAACACTACCAGAAGAGACAGTGACT GGTCGATCTCACAGTCGGTCCTCCAGCTTCACTCAGGAAGTTGAGACTGCCCTGGAGAGCTTTGATTTTCTCAACTGCTCTGaccttgatgatgatgatgaagaggagaaagaacaagaagaagatgaacaggagagggatgagaaggagaaggaagacaagacaaggGACTCTGCTGATAGGTCAGCATTCTCTTCTCTTATGTATCAGGCTCTAACTGAACTCATCCTGCCATCTAGTGTTTGGAAAGCGGAATG TAGTGATGAGTGTGAGGACGATGTTATAGAAATCATTGTCGAGGCCCCTGAAGGCTTCCGGAATGAGGACTGTCCTCCTCTAGATGCAGACTGCAGCTCTGAG GAGGAGAGTAGCGAGCAGCTGCAGGCCTCCAATGAGACAAGGGACGAGCAGGAGGAAGAAAAGGAGAAAGTGGAAGAcaagaaggaggaggagcagatTACAGAGAAGGACATCCCTGCCAGGCAGGAGCATG GTGATGAGGCATCCTGTGATGAGGAACCCCGCTCCACCCCCAGCATAATGGCCACCACTGTCCTTTAA